The following coding sequences lie in one Candidatus Sysuiplasma acidicola genomic window:
- the lipA gene encoding lipoyl synthase — protein sequence MMVNDRKPDWLRVTLASNGRYAGLKKGLRELGLKTICEEARCPNIFECWTGGTATILLMGDMCTRGCRFCAVSTGNPHGVLDAGEPEKVAAQVAGSGLTYVVLTSVDRDDLSDGGANHIAETVRSIKRLNSSILVEVLMPDFGGDRDALDNIIASGADVLAHNVETVRRLTPSVRDRRATYDQSLDVLEYLKKASGRVTKTSLMVGLGETFDEIIDALHDVRERGVDAVTLGQYLRPSDWHLPVSEYIPPEVFDRYAEAARGMGFIMVASGPLVRSSYRAGELFFEGVLRASPAVGAGSSNTFHEYIAANMKR from the coding sequence ATGATGGTTAACGACAGAAAGCCGGACTGGCTGCGGGTCACATTGGCATCCAACGGGCGCTACGCCGGACTCAAGAAGGGCCTCAGGGAACTTGGTCTCAAAACTATCTGCGAGGAAGCGCGCTGCCCAAACATATTTGAATGCTGGACTGGCGGTACCGCCACTATTCTGCTCATGGGCGATATGTGCACCAGGGGGTGCAGATTCTGCGCCGTCAGCACAGGGAATCCTCACGGAGTTCTCGATGCTGGGGAACCGGAGAAGGTGGCGGCACAGGTTGCCGGCAGCGGTCTTACGTATGTGGTGCTGACATCCGTGGACAGAGACGATCTATCCGACGGTGGCGCAAACCATATTGCCGAAACAGTGCGCTCGATAAAGAGACTGAACAGCAGCATACTCGTAGAAGTGCTGATGCCGGACTTTGGCGGAGACAGAGACGCTCTGGACAATATCATAGCTTCAGGCGCGGATGTTCTTGCGCATAATGTGGAAACCGTAAGGAGGCTCACACCCTCTGTCAGAGACAGAAGAGCAACATACGATCAGAGTCTTGATGTCCTGGAATACTTGAAGAAGGCCTCCGGCAGAGTTACGAAGACTTCACTCATGGTGGGCCTTGGAGAGACCTTTGACGAGATAATCGACGCACTGCATGATGTAAGGGAGAGGGGCGTAGATGCGGTCACACTCGGTCAGTATCTGAGACCCTCCGACTGGCATCTTCCTGTTTCAGAATACATTCCGCCAGAAGTATTCGATCGGTACGCCGAAGCTGCCAGAGGTATGGGATTTATAATGGTCGCCAGCGGACCGCTCGTCAGGAGTTCCTACCGGGCTGGAGAGCTGTTCTTCGAGGGGGTTCTGCGTGCCAGCCCCGCTGTCGGCGCTGGATCATCAAACACATTCCATGAGTATATTGCAGCCAACATGAAAAGGTGA
- a CDS encoding transposase codes for GSVVETCRKYSIDPAMYYRWKASYDTFGVDGLKSHYRRMEPGLRKLMKENSRLKKLLAEKDLTVEMLSEALKKRRMEKR; via the coding sequence GGGATCTGTCGTCGAAACGTGCCGGAAATACTCCATCGACCCTGCCATGTACTATCGTTGGAAGGCATCCTACGACACATTCGGAGTCGACGGTCTCAAATCACACTACAGAAGAATGGAACCAGGCCTCAGGAAACTGATGAAGGAGAACTCAAGGCTGAAGAAGCTCCTTGCAGAGAAGGATCTCACAGTGGAGATGCTCAGCGAAGCATTAAAAAAAAGGAGGATGGAAAAGAGATGA
- a CDS encoding IS3 family transposase, with product MSTLASEYVGRGISSTAAASLLHIPRCALYRTPVHSPSRKGRRYSEITLRKTVDGAFVYLSNGQVVDEMKELLSREFVCYGYKKVAKHLQREGFVINRKKVRRLMAWNGLLNHSYNRRSPVSRVVESKVIVSAPNQVWEVDIKYVWIAGEERNAYFLGFIDCFTREAVKHYFGFHCNGGDVRETMFHAFHDRGIGEIDSMRIRNDNGTQLVCNTVEEFLAMMNIGHERIHPQTPKEDAHIESFNSILEREVIRRFEFESFGDAEATINRFVAFYNSERIHSAIGYKTPREMYQKWKVKCTEIA from the coding sequence ATGAGCACACTGGCATCGGAATACGTTGGAAGAGGCATCAGCTCAACCGCGGCCGCCAGTCTTCTGCACATTCCGAGATGCGCCCTTTACAGAACACCTGTGCACTCGCCTTCCAGGAAGGGAAGGCGGTATTCCGAAATCACACTCAGAAAGACCGTGGATGGGGCATTCGTCTATCTGTCAAACGGGCAGGTGGTTGATGAGATGAAGGAGTTGCTCTCAAGGGAATTCGTCTGCTACGGTTATAAGAAAGTGGCAAAGCACCTGCAGCGTGAGGGCTTTGTGATAAACAGGAAGAAAGTACGCAGGCTGATGGCATGGAACGGTCTTCTTAACCATTCATACAACAGACGCAGCCCCGTCAGCAGAGTGGTGGAATCCAAAGTGATTGTCAGTGCGCCGAACCAGGTCTGGGAGGTGGACATAAAGTATGTCTGGATTGCCGGCGAGGAGAGGAACGCATACTTCCTCGGATTCATCGACTGCTTCACCAGGGAGGCCGTGAAGCACTATTTCGGCTTCCACTGCAACGGCGGAGATGTCCGTGAAACGATGTTCCATGCATTCCATGACAGGGGTATTGGCGAGATAGACAGCATGAGGATCAGGAACGACAACGGTACACAGCTCGTCTGCAACACCGTAGAGGAGTTCCTGGCAATGATGAACATCGGCCATGAACGCATCCATCCCCAGACGCCGAAGGAGGATGCGCATATCGAGTCCTTCAACTCCATACTCGAGAGGGAAGTGATCAGGAGATTCGAGTTCGAGAGCTTCGGCGATGCCGAAGCAACGATCAACAGATTTGTGGCGTTCTACAACAGCGAACGTATTCATTCAGCAATAGGGTACAAGACACCGAGGGAGATGTATCAGAAATGGAAAGTAAAATGTACAGAGATCGCATGA
- a CDS encoding 30S ribosomal protein S3ae, which yields MADKSKSASRKVKDKWKEKSWFKIYAPEMFNSIELGETPATSQEDLNQRTTEATVQDLTGDFSKMHIKLRFKADSIKGNEVHTQFIGHDLTNDYVRRLTRRKRTKTEHVVDAVTKDGFTVRLKPMVVTERRIQSAQETSIRNITTSLVKSRVSGMMLGELVKAIVAGDLAKEIAASTKIIIPMKKVEIRRSEIIALPPEGFVIPPSPAAAEQPPSEEPVKPAEQDAEELPSSQEVPAPAPSPRAEEEISPEEIIDNSPKRE from the coding sequence ATGGCAGATAAATCAAAGTCAGCATCCAGGAAGGTAAAGGACAAGTGGAAGGAGAAATCCTGGTTTAAAATTTATGCTCCTGAAATGTTTAATTCAATTGAGCTTGGCGAGACGCCCGCAACGTCGCAGGAGGATCTGAATCAGAGAACCACTGAGGCCACTGTTCAGGACCTGACCGGTGATTTTTCCAAGATGCACATCAAACTGAGGTTCAAGGCGGATTCGATAAAGGGAAATGAGGTTCACACTCAGTTCATAGGCCACGATCTCACAAACGATTATGTGCGCAGGCTCACAAGAAGGAAGAGAACCAAGACAGAGCATGTTGTCGATGCGGTGACCAAGGATGGCTTCACAGTCAGGCTTAAGCCGATGGTAGTGACGGAGCGACGTATTCAGTCGGCCCAGGAAACATCCATAAGGAACATAACGACGAGTCTGGTCAAGAGCAGAGTCTCAGGCATGATGCTTGGAGAACTGGTCAAGGCGATCGTCGCTGGAGATCTTGCCAAGGAAATAGCAGCATCGACCAAAATCATCATACCTATGAAGAAGGTTGAAATCAGGCGCAGCGAGATCATCGCATTACCTCCGGAAGGTTTTGTCATTCCTCCATCTCCTGCTGCGGCAGAACAACCCCCGTCTGAAGAGCCCGTGAAACCAGCGGAACAGGATGCGGAAGAACTTCCCTCATCGCAGGAAGTGCCTGCACCTGCGCCTTCGCCTCGCGCCGAAGAAGAGATTTCTCCGGAGGAAATAATCGACAACTCTCCGAAGAGAGAGTGA